CCACACACATTCATTGCATTGCTCATTAATTCATCataagtgtgtatatatatatatatatatatatatacattcagGCTTGAGCACACCACCAGTTAGTTGTAAACTGCATGCAAACTAGATAACTCCATcataaccacacacattcaTTGCATTGCTAACAAACAGAATTTACTATTAATAAGTCACTTTTCTCTCCTTCGGGGGAAAGCCAATTGTGGCAACTTGGTGAGAGTGAAATGACAGCTATACCATTAGTTCAAAAAACAGTAAACAGGTTGTTTCCATCCTggaagctgattggctgacacCATGTTCTACAATATGGGATCAGGCCTTCTTGTGGGTATCTACTGGTTAACTCAGTCTGATGTCTACAATGTTCTCGAAGTGCTAAAAGTAGGCCGTCTTGTGATTAGAGGTTCTCCCCAAAATTCTCCATTGACTCTCACTTCAACACGTCAACCCAGCTGAGTCCCTATTCATTGTTGTAGAACAATCCagtccagaacaatctccacgatcccaaccagtccggcttcaagagtggccactccactgagactgccctgcttgcggtcactgaggcactccactctgctaaagccaaacccctctcctctgtcctcatcttcctcgacctgtcggccgcctttgatacagtcaaccatgagattctgctctcatcgctgactgggatgggtgtcacaggatctgcattggcatggttttcctcctacctctctggtcgttcctaccaggtgacttggaggggctcagtctctgaccctcaccccctacaaactggagtcccacagggctcagttcttggtcctctcctcttctctctatacaccatgtctcttggtttgttatctcttcccatggcttttcttaccattcttacgccgatgacacccaactctttctttcctttcccccccatacccaggtcaccacacagatctctgcctgcttggctgatatctctgcgtggatgacgtcccaccacctgaagcttaacctggccaagactgagcttctctacatccctgctaagtcctctccgacaatcgacctcactgactgttgaggactttgtagtttcctcctcccatacggcaaagaatcttgggttgactcttgataacagccTCGCTCTGGCTCCACaaatatcctccactgccagaacctgcaggttcttcctctacaatatacgccgtatccgtcatctcctgacggagaaagccacccagctcctagtccaggcgctcgtcatttcctgcctggattactgcaactcctagccggtctcccagcttgtgccatcaagcccctccagctggtccagaatgctgcagcctgcctgatcaccagtcagcccaggtcggctcatgtcaccccactcctcattggcctccactggcttcctatagccgcatgcatccgattcaaggccctagtgttggcatttcaggcagctaaggggactgccccaccttacatacaatccttaatcactccctactccccagctagaccactgccagctctggtcaccttatggttccctcactacgagcacctggcggtcgagctgcacgttcacgcctgttttccgttctggttcctcagtggtggaatgacttgcctaccactgtcaggacagcagaatccctccccctatttcgacacagactaaaacacaccttttcaaactgtgtttCATGACTATGTTTagacagcacttcatgtgtattttactagttatggatgtgttgctttaacttgtggaagaacctatgcctgccaaatgactaaaatctaaatgtaatgtaaaatgttgtaTGTCCCCCATTCATTGTCAATGTCGCTCCCTAGCAGCACAAAGTCACTGTGACTAACCAACCAACAAACAAAGGGGCTAACAGACACCGATCCAGAGTCCCCCCTTTGGTGGGTGGACAATCAATAAAAATGCACTCTGAAAAGTGTAtcaagagaagagagaagataATCCGCTTataaatttatttttagtttttaatatTACTATCAGTTTAACTGCTTGTTTATGACTGAACGTGATGTGCCAGAACCTGACTGTTGCATGAACATGTCATCTCTTCAGACAGGTAGCTGGATGCAGGTAATTAGAACACATTTATCCAGATGAATGTCAAGCCTGGCCAAAATACAGGTAGCTTTTCAGGTGCGAGTTGTGCAAGTTCATCAGATTCATGAAAACCAGTAATCAATTACCATTCCACAACCTAAAACGCTGAAGATACAGTACAAATAAAGGCATACTTTATTGAAGATTGCGTGCAGAGTGCCAAGACACTAAAAAGCTGTCAATAGTCCCAAACAAAGCCTTGTACAACAATATTGCAGGAACATGATACATAGTAGTCACATATCTTCAGCATATTTCTGCTTGTTTAATGTCtggcacatgcatacatacatgtgcacaatCACATTTACACAAGCAAAGGCATGTtgttacacaaacaaacacggtTATAAACACTGATGTCAGAGAGCAGTCATTTATGGGAGCTGGAGGGGGCTTGCTTtgttgcactgtgtgtgtgtttatttgtcacCCTGacctgtctatgtgtgtctgtcattTTGGTTGAGCGGTCTGTGCATTTGTCATTATGGTTGGTCAAtctgtttgtaggtgtgtgtgctgttatggttggtctgtgtatgtgtctgtgtctgtcattGTGGTGGGTTTGTACATGTGAGTTTTTCGGTGAGAGAGTCCTGCGGGTTGCCTGAGTTTTAACGGGGGAACGGGAGCGAGTGTCGTCACTGGCCCACACCCGCTGAGGTCTCCTGAACCAAGGTTCAGTGGTCTGCCTCCCATCTCTGCTGGATCCTGCACGCTCTGTGCGTTGCTGCAGCGTAGTTTTTCGAAGGGTGTTAAGTAGGAAGCGTTTGTTAGTGCTGCGCAGTGGACACCTTGCCCTGAGAGAGAATTTGAGAGAGCAAGAATGAGAGACCGAAAGGGGGGGAAACAGGAACAGGTCCCAACAATTAATCTTAAGACTATGAAAGCTTAGTTCAACCAGACCATGGAAACAGCCTGTGGGGAACATTGTCTGAGCCATGGCTTTTTGGTACTGAACCCTCATTTCACATAGTAAGACAGTATCTAACTGGAACCTATTTAAAGTCAATGAGACCAAGGGCACTATTTTCAGGCTCTGGGGCAATGCCGTGCGTCTAAAGGTGGTGTGGCATGGATCATtaagtcctttgaatctatggacatacagtgggctccagaatgatttattattaataaatatgcacaaaaatactatAATCGAACAAATGATAGCATTATTGacacaaactttattttccaacatgtgtagtgtgctttaatgatgattcaatggaaccaaccaaagcCAAATCAACCAAAGCtgattcttgtttttttaaataaaaaatgtattttcctaaaaaacaggtttcacaattattggcacccctggaaaagacagccatgagtctagagaacacattttgagggatttttgaccattcctccatgcagaacttttcagaattgGGACAACATTGGgccaggtggtaagagcagtcgtctggcagttggagagttgccgattcgatccctCCCTGggtctgtcgaagtgtccctgagcaaaacacctaacctaAACTAACCCAAAATaatgctccagacgagctggttggtgccttgcatggcagccaatcgccgttgctgtgtgaatgggtgactgagaagcatcatctgtacagtgctttggataaaggcgctatataaatgccaaccatttaccatttacgtcCATGGGGTCTCCTTGCATTTAAGGGCCCcatttgatgggatttaagtccgGAGACTGAAATGGTCATTGTCcagctggacaatctacctacgaccaagtcacagcttcctagcagagacaaccagattttctgcaaaaatgtggtactttgttgaatttattGTGCCACTGATCTTGAATTGTCCAGGACCACTGGCAGAAAAACATCACTGAGTctcctccatatttgacagtatttgcttctccttgtatgcattccttttttgctgccaaacatgttgatggtgtgtatggccattttccaaattatttttcagtatgcagctctcttccagtcataattccaaggAGGTTTGGCAAGCTCAAGGTGcttagttttgtttattgtgctcagtaagggctttcttcgtgccacccttccaaggagtttgttggtatggagctGGTGTTTTATTGTTGGTGATGCCAAAACGTAATCAATCTCTGAAACTGCaatgctttttttaataaaaatgtgttcttgatttttctcacaatttgatggccaattgtaccctatctattcatTTCAATTGCCAATGTATattgaggaaacactgctacaaccctGTCCCCTGGCAGCCAgaaggagaacgacacgccttcttcaagctgcaTCGCTCAAACAGACGGGCGGGTGGAGCAGTTCAATTAGACACTGAAGACAATGATTTCTAAGTTTGCTTCCACTGATATCCAAAATTGGGATAAACTCATTGGTCCCCTGTCGTTTGCCATAAGAGAGGTTCCACAAGCCTCCACAGGGTTTTCCCCTTTGAGCTACAGTATGGGCGAAGACCCCGTGGCATTTAGAAGCTGTTAAATGAGTCCAAGCCAATTTAAAAACGAAATTCAATATGTGTTGGACCTGCGAGCAAAGCAGCACTCACTCTAAAATTGCACGCTAACATTTTTTGATTGAGGCTCAAGAACATTAGAGACGGCAATGCAATGCAGAAGTGGGAATATTCAAACCGGGAGACAAAGTCCTGGTATTACTCCCATCAGCATCCCAAGTGGCAAGGACTGGACCAGCTAGCGAACTACTATTGATGGTTTATTCTGGATTATTCTAGTCTCGCTAGTCCCTTAACTGACCTCACTGGAAAGGGAGCCTCAGATCCATTCCATTAGACGGAGCAGTGCCAGGTGGTGAATTAAACCAGAGAATTAAAGCATGCTTGTGTGGCGGTCCTCACTTGATTGGCCCTGACTtgtcttttccttttctcctgacTCTCCAGTATTACGTACTGGGAAAATCCTTTGTCCTCTATTCGGATCATGCCCCACTCCAGTGGCTCCACCGGAGAATTAGCCGATGGTATCTGGCTCTCCAGCCATTTAATGCATTGGCCAGGTCTGCTAATGCTTGTGCTGATTTCGTCTCCCGGGAGGGGGTAGGTTTTGCCAAGCAGAATGTCGCTTTGGGATCAGAAATCCTGTGAGACCACAGTCTTCACGTCCTCTGCTTGTAGTTTTTACTTATTGATGGCAGTCCACATATGACACTAGTAGGTCACTactacagttttttacaaagCTGAAAAGCTTTTGTAAAAAGGCATTTATTTGGAAAATGCCCCTGGATTTATTTGGAAAATGCtcctttaaaatgtacatttcctaCTCTGAGCAGGTAAAGTCGCTCATCATTGACAGGGCTGAAACTCACCATCCAGCAGGGCCGATTGTCTCAGCTCGTATCCTGGCTCGGGCAGCTTCCCGAAGCAGCTCTTCCACTGCTTTCCTGGGGGGAAATTAAGACATGTACTACATCAACAACTAAATGTGCTACATAAACagctttcatttttctttcacagCTTCCAGTCCTCTAGTAGAGCAAAATACAACCCcagctcagaacaattttgagCATTGTCCATTAGAGCAAGCTATAGCTCTAAATTTGATATTGAACTTCTCCCGACTGAAATTGAAATGGTAAAATGAGATCAATCAGGCAATAAAGATGCTATATAAATAGTTCAGTTGTGTTTGGCATTATGTTATTCTTATTGTTTTTAGATGCGTTTGGTTAGTTTGGCAAGTCTGACCAGCATTGGGTCGATGGACAAACAGTCGCCTCCACGGTGTTATTGTCTACAGTTGGGCCAACAAAAATGACATTGTATAATCGACATTAGCTCAACGTATACACCCCATCTGGGTAAAGTTGGTAGCTGTACATATATGGTATGACAATTGCCAAACAGTGACATTCCAGAGCTACAAAATAGGCTTTCACCCCTTAAGTCttaagtggggtttttttgcattcattccttttttaaaaatcattatggtaacaggatatacggtttgaaagcgttaaaactcacgcTTCTATCTGTAtcacctattttaagatgccattgctttagcgacaacagttccttattttgtagcatgtgggtggcaaaacaagcgtggggggacCTTGCCTTTCCTGTATTTTGGAAGTCCATAAACTACACAAAATAAGATAATGCCAGCTTTTCACAGCacgggtccagcaaaccaaatgtataatgcaattctaaaaatgtgctaactaaAAGAAATgtcgatagaatgtccattgtttacttagaatttctcttgaggaattatcattgttgtcaaTTTGccattgcatacttctacaaaagtacttgtacataggaatgctatAATCTACATTTTGTTGATAAGAGCCCATGGACGAGTTTCCCTGACCAGTATTGGTAATCCAGTTGCACAGTAAAGCTGTGATCCCCATCCGTGAGTAAAAAATAAGCTGAGCATAGAACAggctagtggtatggtattgaagtaacacctgagaagcattttagcgAATGGCATTTcgtttccaacggtgtatagtttgttagggtttcataaaacaacacagcatctTTTTGCCTGTGTAACGAAATTTCAATATGCACACTGAGACTGTTATGCTTCGGCAAAACCTCTTCTTATGAAcaaaaaggttgacattttacaaaaaatatgtgATACCTACGTCTAAATATCTTCCTTCAGGGGATTTCCAAGGAATCAAGTATTAAAAGGTTGGTCTTTTAGCCCGCTGGTGCACTATGCATCCGTACAATATGGCCGTGGTTAGTTTTGAGTGATGTCACGGAATACTATGAATTTTACAAAAAcgtcaatcaatatattagtatgTTATTACTGTGattattgtacatatttttacaatcttctcgacaggttgctatctgaggagagcacaagaagagggagaggtagggggataGTAACAGACAGGGAGGaggtgcaaacattttttttttcacgataaaaagtgttgtatacttcagtaagcaaaatacagtattttatccATTCTGTTTCTACAGTAGTTTCATGTGTCATttgctgcctctgcctctggagatctgccaggaagagggagattttttttttttttttctacagtaattacttgttattcgcacaaccaccaccaggtggcatagGGCACTAATCCACAGTGGCCTGATGTACTTgcaggttccgacagtaggaGGGCAGCAGTATCCTTTTTCATCACAAGTCACATTCATTATCATGAAAGATCTGAAAAGTCTGTTTCCGTAAGTAACGAACAGTACCAATATACTCACCAGATTAAATAGATAACAGTGTCTTaagcacaaacctgcaaaaACCTAGGTTTAAGGTTAATTTAGGAGGATAACATGTACGTAGTCTATATACACCACCTGGTGAAATCACACTTTTTAATTAGCTCAGCTGTTGTAAGCCAGCTCCTTGTCGACAAACAAGTTATCTTTGTAAGAAGATAATTTAGAAGGGAACATTTTTAGAAGGGACACCTTTTAATGTTATATATTTGAGCGCCTCCAATTTAGTCATGAGGGAATCAGTAACCTCCAACGATTAATACTATAAACTTTAATTGTCCTCTCGTTTCATACATAAATCCATACCCAGGCTCCAGTGCATCAtcacaaacaaatatatatttccatagCCCTCCCAAATGTCATGTGAAGTTAACCACTTGCACTTTAAGTTATACAAGTAATTGGTTACGAAATTACGATTTTattcatcagcatcatcagaCTGGGGCGGAAATTAACACGGGACATGTACAAACAtgggggtttgttttcactgatGTACTATGGCAACACGCTTATCATGTGTGAGTGACTGGTTTGAATACTTCATTAAAGATTcattaacaaatctgtgttttagcaccatgaaagtaatgttttttcaccaaagtATTTTTAGAAAAACTGATGATCAAATATGTGTCATTTAAATGGCTGTCTTGTGGATTATAAGACTTTATAGATTTGACACGTCAGGAGCAATGCAAGCCTTGCTGGAGTACAACTAGCGCAGCCGGGGTACATTGGAACgctgtgttccaacatgccctcgtctgttataaatgcatcagccacaataacttttaatgtaatgttgtatatTCCATTCAGACCatgcatttacagtactgtgcaaaagtcttaggcacctgtataacattctgtacagataagattctttcaataataattcaatgaaaggtccgaAATGAACGTACTATACATTCTACATTACACTTTAgttatttggcagaatagttaaaaacggaatcaaatcaatattttttgtgaccacccttcggcgttaaaactgcatcacttctctgagatataactgcagaactgcaggacagcgttggctaagacaatcactTGACGTgatgcctacgtctaaataTCTTCCTTCAGGGGACTTGGTGGGCTCCTTGCTtgctcagacagccttgatcaagttttttatgtaaaatgtagtcaattgcttacagtaatttttttaattgaatacaaaaatgtctctgtaaaataaaatctttgggAAAATGAGTATTTGGATAtcttaaatgtgttcttttatactaacacacacaaaaaaataaacatatatataataaagtctagggtacctaggacttctgcacagtactgcattCAGTTAAATTATTATTGCTAATTTTATTTATCTGAAAATACCTGCCAGCTTCTCTCTAATTTTGTCCACCTAGGCCATGTTTGATTTGTGAATACGACAACATAGGTTATGGGAATTCGAAATGCATTCCTTAATATTAAGCCCCCGAAGTaaaaagaaattgtgcaattaTCCGAGATGATTCAATGCTAGATTCGTAGTCCACATTtacaataacttttaatgtaatgttgtataaTGTTGTTGATTAATTAATATCGTAAATATGTTATGTTGACACATCACTTGACTAACCAGCGTGTTGCTTGCTAACTTGTATGTGCAATGTGGATAAATAATCCCTTT
The sequence above is a segment of the Conger conger chromosome 4, fConCon1.1, whole genome shotgun sequence genome. Coding sequences within it:
- the si:ch211-140b10.6 gene encoding protein POLR1D-like — protein: MADEQDLERKAVEELLREAARARIRAETIGPAGWARCPLRSTNKRFLLNTLRKTTLQQRTERAGSSRDGRQTTEPWFRRPQRVWASDDTRSRSPVKTQATRRTLSPKNSHVQTHHNDRHRHIHRPTITAHTPTNRLTNHNDKCTDRSTKMTDTHRQVRVTNKHTHSATKQAPSSSHK